In one Lolium rigidum isolate FL_2022 chromosome 3, APGP_CSIRO_Lrig_0.1, whole genome shotgun sequence genomic region, the following are encoded:
- the LOC124699351 gene encoding peroxidase 4-like codes for MAGRATAIVLSLVLALAIAGGASAQLSTGFYSNSCPNMLTAVRSALRPAIARERRVGASILRLFFHDCFVQGCDASLLLDDSPGIQGEKNAVPNKNSARGFDVIDAIKAAVEKTCPGVVSCADVLAVAAEESVVALGGPSWEVKVGRRDSTTASLNGANNDIPPPTSGLANLTSLFAAKGLSQKDMVALSGAHTIGLARCTNFRGHIYNDTNIDAGFARSRQSNCPRTTGSGDNNLVPLDLQTPTVFENAYYKNLVQKRALLHSDQELFNGGAADAQVRSYVSSQEAFFKDFVVGMIKMGDVAPLTGSNGQIRKNCRRMN; via the exons ATGGCAGGGCGCGCCACCGCGATCGTCCTCTCGCTCGTCCTCGCGCTtgccatcgccggcggcgcgtcGGCGCAGCTGTCGACGGGCTTCTACTCCAACTCTTGCCCGAACATGCTCACCGCCGTGCGGTCGGCGCTGCGCCCGGCGATCGCTAGGGAGCGGCGCGTGGGCGCctccattctccgcctcttcttccacgactgcttcgtccAGGGCTGCGACGCCTCGCTCCTGCTTGACGACTCCCCGGGCATCCAGGGCGAGAAGAACGCCGTGCCCAACAAGAACTCCGCCAGGGGCTTCGACGTCATCGATGCCATCAAGGCCGCCGTCGAGAAGACGTGCCCTGGCGTCGTCTCCTGCGCCGAcgtgctcgccgtcgccgccgaggagAGCGTCGTCGCC CTGGGTGGCCCGagctgggaggtgaaggtggggaGAAGGGACTCAACGACGGCGAGCTTGAACGGCGCCAACAATGACATTCCCCCGCCGACGTCGGGGCTCGCCAACCTTACCTCACTCTTTGCCGCCAAGGGGCTCTCACAGAAGGACATGGTCGCACTCTCAG GAGCACACACCATCGGCCTAGCGCGCTGCACCAACTTCAGGGGCCACATCTACAACGACACCAACATCGACGCTGGCTTCGCGAGAAGCCGCCAGTCAAACTGCCCTCGCACCACCGGCTCCGGTGACAACAACCTGGTGCCGCTGGACCTGCAGACTCCGACCGTCTTCGAGAACGCCTACTACAAGAACCTTGTGCAGAAAAGGGCCCTCCTGCACTCCGATCAGGAGCTCTTCAACGGGGGCGCCGCCGACGCGCAGGTCCGGTCATACGTCAGCAGCCAGGAAGCCTTCTTCAAGGACTTCGTGGTAGGAATGATCAAGATGGGGGATGTTGCCCCACTGACGGGGTCGAACGGGCAGATCAGGAAGAACTGCAGGAGGATGAACTAA